Genomic segment of Rhodothermales bacterium:
AAGGTTTTCGCCGATGCGCCGCCGTTCCGCATGGTTGCGCCGAACCTGACGTCGGGCAAAGGGGGCGTCGCCGCCAGCTACCGCAGCATCTCGGACTGGGACCGATCCATCCGGTACGGCGTCCGGCCGAACGGAACCGCCCTCCTCATCATGCCGGCGCGCGCGTTTCACCACCTCAGCGACACCGACGCGGCCGCACTGATCGCCTATGTCAGGTCGATGCCCCCGGTGGATAACGAGTTGCCGGCGCGCGAAATCCGGCCGCTCGGGAACGTGCTGCTGGGAGCGGGGGCTCTCGACATCGCGATGGAAGTCCGCACCCAACCTGCGCGGAAAGCCGCACCGCCGGAGGGAGCCACACCCGAGTACGGGGAATATATCATCGACTCGCTCTGCGCCTACTGCCATGGCGACGACCTGGGGGGCGGACCGGCGCTCGAACCCGGAACCCCGCCGCCGCCCTCGCTGGCGGCTGCCAGCGCATGGCCGCTCGACCAGTTCGCGACCGCCATCCGGACCGGCATCGCGCCCGGCGGTCGCCAGCTCAATGCTCAATTGATGCCGACGATGGCGTTTTCGCATTTTACCGACCAGGAAATCGAGGCCGTCCACCGGTATCTCCAGCAACACTTCGGAACGTCGATGTGAGACGCGCCGGCAGGGCAATCGCATGCTCGCCGTGGCCGCGAGAAGCGTATGGGAGATGCTCACGTTTGAAGAGCAGGCGATTGCCCCGGGCACGCCGGCCGGCGACGTGTTTCTGATCGCCGCGCGTCGTATGCTTCGCCCGTACGCAGATGACGGATGAAGCGCGTGACGACGCGTCAGACCTCGATGAAACGACTCCTTACCGCGTTCGGGCCCTTCGCCGGCCTGGTTTTCGTATGTATCCTGTTCGCCGTCCTGAGCCCCTCGGCGTTCACGAGCTTTTACAATCTCAAGACCATCCTCACCCAGAGCGTGATCATCGGCATCGCGGCGCTGGGTATGACGTTCGTCATCATTTCGAAGGGCATCGACCTGAGCGTGGGGTCGCAGATTGCGCTGTCGACGGTGGTCGTGGCGCATCTGATCAACGCCGGCGGCGACACGCCCGGCTGGGGATGGGCGCTGACGGCGGCGGCCGGCGGCGTGCTCGCGGGCGGCCTGGTCGGGCTGCTGAACGGGGCCTTTGTCGCTCGATTCCGGATCGTCCCCTTCATCGTGACGCTGGGTTCGATGCAGATCGCGCGAGGCGTAGCCAAATGGATCGGGCAGGAGCAGACGGTTACGACACCCCGGAACGCGCTGAACGGGCTGATGCTGATTGACCCCGATCCGTCGTGGCTGGTGTTTGCGCCGGGGATCTGGATCTGCCTCATCGTGCTGGCTGCCGCGGCGCTCACGCTGAACCGCACCCTGCTCGGCCGGTACGTCTACGCCATCGGCTCGAACGAGCAGACGGCGCGACTGTGCGGCATCGCCGTCGACCGGTTCAAGATCATCATCTACACCCTGTGCGGCCTGTTGACGGGCGTCGCCGGCGTGCTGCAATACAGCTACCTCACCGTGGGCGACCCCACATCGGCCGTGGGGCTGGAGCTGGATATCATCGCCGCCGTCGTGATCGGGGGCGGATCGCTCAACGGCGGAGAGGGGAGCGCGACCGGTTCGATCGTGGGCGCGCTCATCATGGCCGTGCTCCGCAATGGGTGCAACATGCTTGGCGTGCCCAATTTCGTCCAGGAGATCATCATCGGCGCCATCATCGTGGGCGCGGTGTCGCTTGATCATCGCACATCGTAAAACGCAAAAGGCAAATCGAAGTCGCGGACGAACTCCAATTTGCCTTTTGCGATAGTCGATTTGCGCTCAGTCCGCGCTCACTCTTTCCCGTTTTTCCCGGTCCCGCCCTTGGTTTTGCTGGGCTCGAGGACGTTGTCGATGAGGCCGTAGGCTTTGGCTTCGGCGGCGCTCATCCAGTAGTCGCGCTCGGAGTCTTCCTTGAGGACGTCCACCGACTTGCCCGAGTGGTCGGCCAGGATCTCGTACAGGCGTTGCTTGATCCAGAGGATCTCGCGCGCCTGGATCTCGATATCGGCCGCGGTGCCCTGGCTGCCGCCGGAGGGCTGGTGCAGCATGATGCGCGAGTTGGGCAGCCCGGCGCGCCGGCCATGGGAGCCCGCCGCGAGCAACACCGAGCCCATCGACGCCGCGAGGCCGACACAGATCGTGGCGACGTGGCAGTTGACGAACTGCATGGTATCGTAGATCGCGAGGCCGCTGTACACCATGCCGCCGGGGCAGTTGATGTACATGTTGATGTCGCGATCGGGGTCTTCGCTCGCCAGATAGAGCAGCTGGGCAACGGCGAGGTTGGCGATCTGATCGTTGATCGGCGTACCGATGATCACGATCCGGTCTTTCATCAGCCGGCTGAAGATATCGTATGCGCGCTCGCCGCGCGACGTCTGTTCGACGACCATGGGGACGAGGCCGCTGATGGGCTGATCGCGGAAGGGGCCGCTGTAGATCTCGCCCGGAATCGACAGGCTTTTGGTAAATTTGAGAAAATCGTCGACCATAAATCTATCTACGCTTTCACGATGCGGTTGAAGGGAAATGGCACA
This window contains:
- a CDS encoding ABC transporter permease, producing the protein MKRLLTAFGPFAGLVFVCILFAVLSPSAFTSFYNLKTILTQSVIIGIAALGMTFVIISKGIDLSVGSQIALSTVVVAHLINAGGDTPGWGWALTAAAGGVLAGGLVGLLNGAFVARFRIVPFIVTLGSMQIARGVAKWIGQEQTVTTPRNALNGLMLIDPDPSWLVFAPGIWICLIVLAAAALTLNRTLLGRYVYAIGSNEQTARLCGIAVDRFKIIIYTLCGLLTGVAGVLQYSYLTVGDPTSAVGLELDIIAAVVIGGGSLNGGEGSATGSIVGALIMAVLRNGCNMLGVPNFVQEIIIGAIIVGAVSLDHRTS
- a CDS encoding ATP-dependent Clp protease proteolytic subunit, translated to MVDDFLKFTKSLSIPGEIYSGPFRDQPISGLVPMVVEQTSRGERAYDIFSRLMKDRIVIIGTPINDQIANLAVAQLLYLASEDPDRDINMYINCPGGMVYSGLAIYDTMQFVNCHVATICVGLAASMGSVLLAAGSHGRRAGLPNSRIMLHQPSGGSQGTAADIEIQAREILWIKQRLYEILADHSGKSVDVLKEDSERDYWMSAAEAKAYGLIDNVLEPSKTKGGTGKNGKE
- a CDS encoding cytochrome c produces the protein MKKLLKWVGIVVAVALVLVAITGFMLMQSGKSKAMERFEVTGLLESAPSDSATLARGLHIAQTRVCHDCHGEALEGKVFADAPPFRMVAPNLTSGKGGVAASYRSISDWDRSIRYGVRPNGTALLIMPARAFHHLSDTDAAALIAYVRSMPPVDNELPAREIRPLGNVLLGAGALDIAMEVRTQPARKAAPPEGATPEYGEYIIDSLCAYCHGDDLGGGPALEPGTPPPPSLAAASAWPLDQFATAIRTGIAPGGRQLNAQLMPTMAFSHFTDQEIEAVHRYLQQHFGTSM